The Hyphomonas sediminis genome contains the following window.
CAGGGCCGCCTTCAGGCGCCCCTTGAAGTCGTCGCGGCTGATCTCGAGCAGGCCGAACTGTTCCAGGTGCGGATTGTGGAATTGCGCGTCGAGCAGCACATAGCCGCGGTCGATCAGGCGGGCGACAAGGTGCACCAGCGCGATCTTTGAGGCGTCCGGCGCGCGGGAGAACATGCTCTCCCCGAAAAACGCCCCGCCCAGCGACACACCATAAAGCCCGCCGACCAGCTGGTCTCCGTCCCAACACTCGACCGAGTGCGCGTATCCCTGCCGGTGCAGCGCGCTGTAGAGATTGATGATGGCGGAGTTGATCCAGGTGTTGGGCCGGTTGTCGTGCGGCTCGCCGCAGGCTTCCACGACGCGCGTAAAGGCGGTGTCGAAGCTGACGCGGAACGGATCCTGGCAAACCCGGCGTTTGAGACGTTTGGGAATGTGGAACGCATTCAGCGGAAGGATGCCGCGTAAATCCGGATCGACGAGGAATAACCGCGGATCGTCGCGCGAGTCGGCCATCGGAAATACGCCCCGGCGATAGCAGGCGAGCAGGTCCTCAGGTCCGAAACGGGCTGTCATAGGTGCAGATATGATTTGCGCCGCGCTTTATGTAAACGCGGCGCAATCGGCAGGAGTTGGGCTGGTGGAATTATTCCCCGTCAGCAGACAGCTTGTTTTCCGCCAGGAATTTTTCCAGCCAGTGAATGTTGTATTCCCCCGCCTGAACATCGTCATTGTCGACGAGGCGGCGGTGCAGGTCGAGCGTGGTGTGAACCCCGCCAACCACCATTTCTGACAGGGCCCGGCGCAGACGCATCAGGCACTCGCGGCGCGTACGCCCGTGAACGATCAGCTTGCCGATCAGCGAGTCGTAGTGCGGCGGAATGCGATAGCCTGCATAGGCCGCGCTATCGAGGCGGACATCGGGGCCGCCCGGCGCGTGGAAATCCGTGATCAGGCCCGGCGAGGGCACGAAGGTTTCCGGATGCTCGGCGTTGATACGGCACTCGATGGCATGGCCGACCAGCATCACGTCTTCCTGGCGGAAGGACAGCGCCTTGCCCTCGGCAATGCGGATCTGCTCGCGGACGAGGTCGATGCCGGTGATCATCTCGGTGACCGGATGCTCCACCTGCAGGCGGGTGTTCATTTCGATGAAATAGAACCGGCCATCTTCGTAGAGGAATTCGATCGTACCGGCGCCGCGATAGCCGATCTTCTGCATCGCGCGGGCACAGATGCCGCCGATTTCCTCACGCTGCACCTGATTCAGGGCCGGCGAGGGGGCTTCTTCGAAGACTTTCTGGTTGCGCCGCTGCAGCGAGCAGTCCCGCTCCCAGAGATGGGCAACGTTGCCGTGAGTATCCGCGATGACCTGGATTTCGATGTGGCGCGGGCCCTGGAGGTATTTCTCCAGATAGACAGCATCATCCCCAAAGGCCGCCTTGGCCTCGGTCTTCGCTGTTTTTACAGCGTTTTCCAGGTCGGATTCTGTCAGTGCGAGCTTCATGCCGCGCCCGCCGCCGCCTGCAGAGGCTTTGACGAGGACGGGGAAGCCGATCTTCTTGGCCGCTTTCTTGGCGTCCGCGATGGTTTCGACGGCGCCATCAGAGCCCGGCACGCAAGGCACGCCTGCTTCGATCATCGCCTGTTTGGCGGCGATCTTGTCGCCCATGATGCGGATGTGTTCTGCCGTTGGGCCGATGAACGCAATGCCGTGGGCCTCGACCATCTCGGCGAACTGGGCGTTCTCGGAGAGGAAGCCGTAGCCGGGGTGGATGGCGTCTGCGCCCGTGATTTCAGCAGCCGCAAGGATGCGGGATTTCTTCAGATAGCTATCCGGCGATGGGGCCGGACCGATGCAGACGCTTTCATCCGCCAGGCGTACAGCCATGGCGTCGCGGTCTGCTTCGGAATGAACGACGACGGTGGAAAGGCCCATTTCCTTGCACGCGCGGTGGATTCGCAGGGCGATCTCACCACGGTTCGCAATCAGGACCTTCTGGATGGGACGCGGGGCGGCCATACTATTCGATCAGCACCAGTGCTTCGCCGTATTCGACCGGCTGGGCGTTCTCGACATAGATCGCCTTCACGGTGCCGGCGCGGTCGGCTTCGACGGGGTTAAAGGTCTTCATGGCTTCGATGAGCATGAGCGTGTCGCCCTTCTTCACCTTGTCGCCAACGGAAATATACGCCTTCGAGTTCGGATCGGGCGACAGGTAAACCGTGCCCACCATCGGCGATTTCACGGCATTGTCGGGCACCGAAGCGGCGGCCGGAGCTGCAGCGGCAGCAGCAGGCGCAGCAAGGGCAGGCACCGGCATGGCAGCCGCGGCAGGCGCAGCAACAGCCTGCACAACGGCAGGCGCCGCAGGCTTCGACACGCGAACGCGCAGGCCTTCATGCTCGACTTCCAGCTCGCCAAGATCGGCTTCGCGCAGGATCGCCGCCAGTTCCCGGATCAGGCCGGTATCAAGCTTGTTCTTGGTTGTACTCATGTTTTTTCAGCTCCTAGCCTCTCCCGATAGCCTCAGGGCCGCGCTAAGCGCGAGTTCATATCCATAGGCACCTAGCCCGGCAATTGTGCCAACTGCAACAGGCGCAACGTAATTCACATGTCGGAAAGCCTCGCGCGCGGCGGGGTTTGACAGGTGAACTTCGATAACCGGAATTTTCAATGTTTTCAGGGCGTCATACAGCGCGATGGAGGTGTGCGTGTAAGCCGCCGCGTTGAGGATCAGGGCGCGCGCCTCGCGGTTCGCTTCCTGCACCCAGCTTACCAGCTCACCTTCGGAGTTGGTCTGGCGTGCGATGATTCCCACATCGCCAGCCAGCGCCGTAAGGCGGGCGTGGATATCGTCGAGCGTATCCCGCCCGTAGATTTCCGGCTCGCGCGTACCCAGAAGGTTGAGGTTCGGCCCGCCGAGGACATATACCGGTTTCGACATGTGCCCTCGTTTGCGCTGTAACGGCGGGCGTGGCAAGAGGGCAACACTCAAGGATTTGCGCGATGAACATTACGCTCAACGGTGAGGCGATTCAGATCGACCCCGGCATGACCGTTTCCCAGCTTATCCACCGGATATCCGGCGAGACGGGGCGCGACCCGCGCAGTGTGGCTGTTGAGCTGAACCTCGAGATCGTGCCCAAGTCCGAACATACCATGACCGTGCTGGAGGATGGCGACCGGTTGGAGATCGTGCAGTTCGTCGGGGGTGGATAAGGGGCCCAAAAAACTCCAACGGAAACTCCAACCATCGCCCCGATTCCTCCAACGATCCTCCAATCTTGCTGCCTCTTTACAGCCGTTTTGAAAGTCCCAGTCAGGAGACACGCCCCGTGCCCGACACCGCCTCCCAGTCACCCATCACTGACCCGTTGGTCATCGCCGGCAAGACGTATAGCTCCCGTCTCATCGTGGGCACCGGCAAGTATGCCTCCTATGAGCAGAATGCCGATGCCGCCCGCGCCGCCGGCGCTGAAATCGTCACCGTGGCGCTGCGCCGGGTGAACCTGTCGAACCCGGCGGAGCCGCGCCTGACAGACCATGTGAAGCCGGACGAGTTCACCTACCTGCCCAACACGGCGGGCTGCTTCACGGCAGACGACGCCGTACGTACGCTGCGCCTGGCGCGCGAGGCGGGCGGCTGGAACCTCGTGAAACTCGAAGTGCTGGCGGACCAGAAAACTCTGTACCCGAACATGCCGGAAACGCTGACAGCCGCCGAAGCCCTGATCAAGGATGGCTTTGAAGTGATGGTCTACTGTTCTGACGATCCGGTCTATGCCCGGATGCTGGAAGAGGCAGGCTGCGTTGCCATCATGCCGCTGGGCAGCCTCATCGGCTCGGGCCTTGGCATCATGAACCCGGTGAACATTCGCCTGATCATTGAAGCCGCGCGCGTGCCGGTGATCGTGGACGCAGGCGTGGGTACGGCTTCGGACGCCGCCATCGCCATGGAGCTGGGCTGCGACGGCGTGCTTATGAACACGGCCATTGCGCAGGCTAAAGACCCCGTGCGTATGGCGCGCGCGATGAAGCATGCCGTGATTGCGGGCCGTGAGGCATATCTGGCTGGCCGGATGCCCAAGAAACGGTATGCTGACCCGTCCAGTCCGCTGGCGGGTTTGATTTGATTTTCCGCTCCCTTATCGGGGGCGTTGGGGTGAGGGGAGCAGATGACCACAAAACCTGATCTCATCATCTTCGATTTTGACGGGACGCTGGCAGACAGCGTCAGCTTTTTCCGCGCCTTGTTGCCGGAGCTTTCGCGCAAGTTTCATTTTCGCCTGCCAAGTTTCGAGGAACAGGAGGCGATGCGCGGGCATGCGCCGCGCGCCGTGATGCAATCGCTGGGCATTCCGGGATGGAAGTTACCTCTGATCGCTGTGCATGCGCGCAAGCGGGCGAAGGCGGCAGATGCCTTCCCGTTGTTTGACGGCACGCTGGACCTTCTGGGCGCGCTGATCGAGCGGGGCATTCCGGTCGCGGTTGTGTCGTCGAATGCCGAAGCAGTGGTGCGCCGGGCGCTGGGGCCAGAAATCAGTGCACGGATTTCAGCCTGGAGCTGCGGCGCGGGTATGTTTGGCAAGGCAAAGCATTTTCGTGATGTGATGCGCCGGATGAAGGCGAGCCCCGCACGTACGCTGGCCGTCGGCGATGAGATCCGCGATATCGACGCGGCGCGCGAAGTGGGCATCCGTTGCGTGGCGGTGAGCTGGGGCTTTGCGCCAATAGAGGCGCTTCGCGCCGCTGAGCCCGACCATGCCTTCGAGGATGGGGCATCGCTGAAGGCGTTTCTGGCCGGATAGCACGCAAATCAAATAGTCGTGACCGGAATTCGCATGATCTATGCCCCAAAAAGGCTGGACAGGCGGGTGAATTTTTCCGACGCAAAGTCCACAAAAAATAACAAGCCAAGACGGAAGGACTTCTCCCATGAAACCATGGATTACCGCTGCTGTGTCTGCGCTGGCGATTGCAATGCCGGCCGTTGCGGAGGCGCCTGCGATCGACTTTGCGAAGGCCGCGCGCCCGTCGAGCGGCGCGATTGTTCTGCCGGTCGGCAAGGACGGCGCGCTGCACGGTATTTCCAAGGATGCCGACAAAGCTGCCAAGGGCGCCATCGCAGAGGCGATCGCCACAGCAGGCTTCAAGGGCGACGCCGGCCAGACCCTGACATTGTACGGCGCTGGCCCGTATGCCGCCGTCCTGCTCGTCGGCACGGGCGAAGGCCTGGCGAATGCCAATGACCTGAAAGTGTATGGTGCCATGGCGGCCAAGGGCACTTCGAAGTGGAATGCGGCAGTGAATGTGGTCGTGCCGGATGCGAAAGACGTGGCCGACGATGCCGCCATTGCCGCGCTGGGTGCACGCCTTGGCACGTACAACTTTGGCAAATGGGGCAAGGCGGCTGAAGAGTCGGGCGAGCCGAAAGCCGCGCTGACCTTCCTCGCGCCGGATGCTGCCGCCGCGCGCCGCGCCTGGGAAGGCGATGCCAGCGCAATTGCCGATGGCGTCTATTTCGCGCGCGATCTCATCTCCACGCCCTCGAACATCAAGTCGCCCGCCTGGTTTGCCGATCAGGTGGTTGCGAAGTTTGAAGGCGTGAACAACGTTACCGTCACCGTGCTTGACGAGACGGAGATCGAGGCCCTCGGCATGGGCGCGCTTTATGGCACCGGGCAAGGTTCCGTGCGCCCGCCGCGCCTCGTCGCGGTAGAGTATAAGGGCGGCAAGGCAGGCGATGCGCCGATTGCGTTTGTCGGCAAGGGCATCACCTTCGATACGGGCGGCATCTCGATCAAGCCGAGCAGCAATATGTGGCGTATGCGGATGGATATGTCCGGCGCGGCGGCCTCCGCCGGCGCTGTGCTGACGCTGGCCGAGCGTGACGCAAAGGTCAACGCCGTGGCGATCCTGGCGCTGGCAGAAAACATGCCGGACGGCAACGCGATCCGCCCCGGTGATGTGCTGACCTCAATGAGCGGGAAAACCATTGAAATCATGAGCACGGACGCTGAAGGCCGTCTTGTGTTGGCCGATGCGCTCTGGTGGGCGCAGGAAACCTACAAGCCGAAACTGGCCGTGACGATTGCGACCCTGACAGGCTCGGTCGGGGGCGCGCTGGGGCCGGACTATGCCGGCCTCTTTACGAAGGATGATGCGCTAGCCGAAACCTTCATCAAGGCAGGTGAGACGTCCGGTGAGCCGCTGTGGCGCCTGCCGTTGCATCCGAACACCTTCAAAGCCCTCCGCAGCGATGTGGCTGACCTGAAAAATGGTGGCGAAGGCGCGCCGGGCGCTTCTGTCGGGGCCGCGTTCATTATGGAGTGGGTGAAGGAAGAAACCCCCTTCGTGCACCTCGATATTGCGGCAATGGCCTGGCAGAACTCCGGCACGGCGGTCGATCCGAAAGGCGCGGTCGGCTATGGCGTGCGCCTGTTCGATGAAATCTCGCGCGGCTATGAAGCGAAGTAATCGCCTGATTTAATCCGGAAGCGGAAAAAGAAACGCCCTCTCCAGCGGAGAGGGCGTTTTGATTTGGCGTAGCGCTGAACGTCAGCTGCGCTCTTTGACCAGGCCGATTTCGCGCAGGCGCTCCATCAGGAAGTCCTGCGCAGTGATCGGCGGTTGCGCCTTGCCGCCTTCGGCAAGGCAGCCGGGCAGGGCCTCGATCAGGAAGTCCTGATTGAAATGCAGGAAGAACGGCGTCGAATAACGCGGGAAGCGCGACCGCTCCGGCGCCGGATTGACGACGCGGTGGGTGGTGGAGGGCAGGACGCCGCCAGCATAACGCTGCAGCATGTCGCCGCAATTGATCACCAGCGCGCCGGCGGGCGGGTTCACGGCCAGCCATTCGCCGGAGCGGTGTTTCACTTCCAGCCCGGCTTCCTCTGCGCCGAGCAGAAGCGTGATGACGTTGATGTCTTCATGTGCTGCGGCGCGAACCGTGCCGGCAGGTGGCGGGTCCATCTGCGGCGGATAATGCAGCAGGCGGAGGATCGAATTGCCGAAATTGACCTTGTCGGAGAACCAGTCTTCGGCAAGGCCGAGATGCAGGGCAACGCCCTTCAGCAGGTCTGCGCCGAAATCGTCCAGCGCAGTGTAAAGCGCCCGTGTTGCGCGGTCGAAGTCGGCGACTTCGGCCACATGCGGCGTGTCCTTCATCGTGGCGCGATAGGGCGATCCTTCGGGCAGCGCGCGGCCGGTGTGCCAGAATTCTTTCAGGTCGGCCTGCGCCTGGCCTTTGGCATTCTCGGTGCCGAAGGGCGTGTAGCCGCGCTGACGCCCGCCGGGGGCATCATGATAGGCTTCTTTCGCCTCCGCCGGCAGCGCAAAGAAGGCTTTCGTGGCGGCAAGGTTGTCGTCGATGACTTTCTGGGAAACCGGATGGCCGGTGATCACCGCAAAGCCGGTCTCGCGGAAGGACTTCCCGAGACGGTCGGCAAAGGCGGCCTTGTCGGTATGCCAGAGCGGATAGGGGATGGGTTCGAAATATTGGGTCATGGGCCGGTTTTGCCAGAAGATCGCCAGCCGAGATAGTAGGGGTATTCACGAGGCCAAGGGCCCTGATGCTTAAGGAAATATCAAACGCGCTATGGCACCTGTGAACGGCTAGAGTACCCGCAAGGAGCGGCGCGCGTCCATGTCCCAAGCCGAACCCGGCCAATCAGTTGCCCGGCCCGCGCCGTCGCGCGTGCGCCCGCAGCTGGGGGCTGCGGATCTGGCGCAGCATTTGTGGCGCGCCAAGTGGTTGATGTTGCTGGTATTTCTTCCCTTGTTTGCGCTCGGCCTGTTTGCAGCGCTGATCCTGCCGGAGCGCTATACGGCCACCGCCCGATTGCTGGTTTCCCCGGAAACGGCGGCGCAGGCAGAGCTGGAACTTCTGCGCAGTCCGGTCGTGCTTTCTGCGGCGCTGGATAAGGTCACGCTCGCCAAGGCTTTTCCTTCCATCGCGGCGGGCTGTGCAGGCGATGATTGCAAGCGCGCCGGCGCTGAGGCGCTTGGCGCCGTGCTGACAACGCAGATTGCGCCGGGCGGCCGCGCCATCCGCCTTGGCCTGACCCATCCCGACCCGGTGATCGCCGCTGAGCTGCTCAACGCGCTCACCCGCGCCTATCTCGACTATCGCCCCGCAATCCTCGGCGAGGAGCCCGCCCTCGGCTTCGGTGCCCAGCGTGAGCGGTTCGAGCGGGAGGTGGCCGACGCCGAAGCCGCCATTCGTACCTATCTGGCCGACAATGGCCTTACCGCCCTTGAGGCCGAGCGCGAAACGCTGCGGCGTCTCTATGAAGCCGCCAACCTGCAGCTCATCGCGGCCACCAGCCGGCAGGCCCAGCTGGAAGCGGAGCTGGCGAGCTATCGCCGCAAGCTGGGCGCCATCCAGCCTGACCAGACCCTCTATGAGGAAGACAGCTCGCGCGAGCGGCTGCAGGAGCTCTACATCCAGCGCGAAGAGCTGCGCGCGCGCCTTGCGCCGACTGCGCCTGCACTGCGCGACCTTGATGACAGGATCGCGCGAATTGAAGGTCTGCTGAGCAATCAGGAGCAAACTGCCGGCACCGTCCGCCGCGGGCCAGACCCGCTGTATCAGGAAGTTCAGGCGGCCATCGCCCGGCTGGAAGCCGAAGTGCAGGCGGCTGCCCGTCAGCAGGCAGAGCTTCATGCACAGATCGCCAGCCTCGAGGCGCGCGATCAGCAGATGCGGGAGCTGGCTCCCGGCCTTGGGGAGCTGCATCGCCGCCGGGACGCCGCCGCCGAAGCCGCACTGACCTACGCCAGACGCGCCGCCGATGCGCGTGCCCGCAGCGACCTTGCCCGCGAAGGCGCCGGCGATGTGCGCCTTCTGGAGCGGGCCTATGTGCCACTTCGCGGGCACAGCCTCAGAATTCCGGCGGCCATTGCGGCCTTCCTGTTGGCTGGTCTCGCGGCGCTGGCGGTGGGCATGATGTATGCCTTCTCCCAGCGAGGCTTCGTCACGCCGCGCTCATTGGAGCGCACGGTCGGCGTGCCCGTCCTGGCGTCCGTCCGCCACCACTAGCGTTCCAGTCGGCGCAGTCCGTTCGCGAACGCGGCGCGGGATATTTCTCCCGTATGCACGTCCACAATCGCGCCATCGGCGCCAACAAACAGCGTCACGGGCAAAGCGCGTGAGCCGATGGCCGCGCCAAGCCCGCTTGCCGGGTCCAGCAGGATGCGCTCTGCCGGCAGGCCTGCGCGCTCAAGGTAGGCCTCGATCGCTGCAGGCGCTTCGCCCTGATTGACGAAATAGACCGGCACGGGCGCGCCCTCGGCCTCCTCCATCATCATCGGCATTTCGCGCCGGCAGGGGCCACACCAGCTGGCCCACAGATTGACGACATACCCGCCCGCCTGCGCCGCGCCGGGATCGGCGGGCGACCCGTCCAGCGCACGCAGCGCCACATGGCTGGGGAAGGGCTGTGGCTCATAGCGCAGCAGGGTGGCGGAGGTAAGCGCGAACACGCCCGCGAGTATTCCCGCCGTAACGGGCAGGGCCAGCATCGCCAAGCCCGGCCGCGTGCGCCAGGCCGTGAAGGCCGCTGCCGCCAGCACGCCCACAGGCGCGGAAAACCCGCCCTGCCAGATCGCCAGAATGCTCAGCGGCTCCGCCAGATAAGCGGAAGGATTTGCCAGCACCCATCCCGCCCGCGCCGCCAGGATGCCTACGATCACGCCGCCTGTCGCCGCATCGGAAAAAGGCGCCTTCCACCGCCGCGAAAGCCGACCCGCGACCAGAAAGAACACACCGATCAGCGCAATCACCAGCAGGCGATCCGCCGAAAACGCTAGTGGTCCAATCGAAAGGGTTTGCATACGGATAATCCTGGCTGGATTGGCGGCGGTGCCCACAGTCGGACGGGCGACTTCAAGCTATGGCCCCAACCGCCCGGTTCAAGACGCCATCAGATCACATGTCGGTGGGGTAGGCGGTATGCTTTCCGCAGGTGCTACAATTTCCCGGAGAATGGCGCGCTGGCGGTGCTGTCAGACGAATGCGAACCAGTCTCCGATATTCGCGCGCGAGCGGGCCTCAGGCAACGAGAAGTTCCCGCCATTCGCGAAGCGCGGCGTCTCGCAGCGATTTAAACCGGGCTCTCCCTTCGATATTTCTCTGCTGGTTGAAATGATTGTGTACCGATGAATGTGCCGACGCGAATTTCTGAAGACTTCGCATTCTCGGGAAACGCGACATCGCCCGTTCCCTTCGTCGACGCGGAAGGTGTGAATTTTCGGCACGGTTATTGAGATATCGGCCGGCTTCATGGCGATGCTCATTGCCGAGCTCTTTCAGAGCCGCGCCGTAAGACCGGAGTTTGTCTGTGACGATACCTTCGGGGCTCCCGTAACGCTTCATCGCTTTTCTAAGGAATTTCAAGACCGCAACCTTGTCCCG
Protein-coding sequences here:
- the accC gene encoding acetyl-CoA carboxylase biotin carboxylase subunit, which encodes MAAPRPIQKVLIANRGEIALRIHRACKEMGLSTVVVHSEADRDAMAVRLADESVCIGPAPSPDSYLKKSRILAAAEITGADAIHPGYGFLSENAQFAEMVEAHGIAFIGPTAEHIRIMGDKIAAKQAMIEAGVPCVPGSDGAVETIADAKKAAKKIGFPVLVKASAGGGGRGMKLALTESDLENAVKTAKTEAKAAFGDDAVYLEKYLQGPRHIEIQVIADTHGNVAHLWERDCSLQRRNQKVFEEAPSPALNQVQREEIGGICARAMQKIGYRGAGTIEFLYEDGRFYFIEMNTRLQVEHPVTEMITGIDLVREQIRIAEGKALSFRQEDVMLVGHAIECRINAEHPETFVPSPGLITDFHAPGGPDVRLDSAAYAGYRIPPHYDSLIGKLIVHGRTRRECLMRLRRALSEMVVGGVHTTLDLHRRLVDNDDVQAGEYNIHWLEKFLAENKLSADGE
- the accB gene encoding acetyl-CoA carboxylase biotin carboxyl carrier protein; translation: MSTTKNKLDTGLIRELAAILREADLGELEVEHEGLRVRVSKPAAPAVVQAVAAPAAAAMPVPALAAPAAAAAAPAAASVPDNAVKSPMVGTVYLSPDPNSKAYISVGDKVKKGDTLMLIEAMKTFNPVEADRAGTVKAIYVENAQPVEYGEALVLIE
- the aroQ gene encoding type II 3-dehydroquinate dehydratase, coding for MSKPVYVLGGPNLNLLGTREPEIYGRDTLDDIHARLTALAGDVGIIARQTNSEGELVSWVQEANREARALILNAAAYTHTSIALYDALKTLKIPVIEVHLSNPAAREAFRHVNYVAPVAVGTIAGLGAYGYELALSAALRLSGEARS
- the thiS gene encoding sulfur carrier protein ThiS produces the protein MNITLNGEAIQIDPGMTVSQLIHRISGETGRDPRSVAVELNLEIVPKSEHTMTVLEDGDRLEIVQFVGGG
- a CDS encoding thiazole synthase; translated protein: MPDTASQSPITDPLVIAGKTYSSRLIVGTGKYASYEQNADAARAAGAEIVTVALRRVNLSNPAEPRLTDHVKPDEFTYLPNTAGCFTADDAVRTLRLAREAGGWNLVKLEVLADQKTLYPNMPETLTAAEALIKDGFEVMVYCSDDPVYARMLEEAGCVAIMPLGSLIGSGLGIMNPVNIRLIIEAARVPVIVDAGVGTASDAAIAMELGCDGVLMNTAIAQAKDPVRMARAMKHAVIAGREAYLAGRMPKKRYADPSSPLAGLI
- a CDS encoding HAD hydrolase-like protein, whose product is MTTKPDLIIFDFDGTLADSVSFFRALLPELSRKFHFRLPSFEEQEAMRGHAPRAVMQSLGIPGWKLPLIAVHARKRAKAADAFPLFDGTLDLLGALIERGIPVAVVSSNAEAVVRRALGPEISARISAWSCGAGMFGKAKHFRDVMRRMKASPARTLAVGDEIRDIDAAREVGIRCVAVSWGFAPIEALRAAEPDHAFEDGASLKAFLAG
- a CDS encoding leucyl aminopeptidase, which encodes MKPWITAAVSALAIAMPAVAEAPAIDFAKAARPSSGAIVLPVGKDGALHGISKDADKAAKGAIAEAIATAGFKGDAGQTLTLYGAGPYAAVLLVGTGEGLANANDLKVYGAMAAKGTSKWNAAVNVVVPDAKDVADDAAIAALGARLGTYNFGKWGKAAEESGEPKAALTFLAPDAAAARRAWEGDASAIADGVYFARDLISTPSNIKSPAWFADQVVAKFEGVNNVTVTVLDETEIEALGMGALYGTGQGSVRPPRLVAVEYKGGKAGDAPIAFVGKGITFDTGGISIKPSSNMWRMRMDMSGAAASAGAVLTLAERDAKVNAVAILALAENMPDGNAIRPGDVLTSMSGKTIEIMSTDAEGRLVLADALWWAQETYKPKLAVTIATLTGSVGGALGPDYAGLFTKDDALAETFIKAGETSGEPLWRLPLHPNTFKALRSDVADLKNGGEGAPGASVGAAFIMEWVKEETPFVHLDIAAMAWQNSGTAVDPKGAVGYGVRLFDEISRGYEAK
- a CDS encoding isopenicillin N synthase family dioxygenase translates to MTQYFEPIPYPLWHTDKAAFADRLGKSFRETGFAVITGHPVSQKVIDDNLAATKAFFALPAEAKEAYHDAPGGRQRGYTPFGTENAKGQAQADLKEFWHTGRALPEGSPYRATMKDTPHVAEVADFDRATRALYTALDDFGADLLKGVALHLGLAEDWFSDKVNFGNSILRLLHYPPQMDPPPAGTVRAAAHEDINVITLLLGAEEAGLEVKHRSGEWLAVNPPAGALVINCGDMLQRYAGGVLPSTTHRVVNPAPERSRFPRYSTPFFLHFNQDFLIEALPGCLAEGGKAQPPITAQDFLMERLREIGLVKERS
- a CDS encoding GumC family protein, whose translation is MSQAEPGQSVARPAPSRVRPQLGAADLAQHLWRAKWLMLLVFLPLFALGLFAALILPERYTATARLLVSPETAAQAELELLRSPVVLSAALDKVTLAKAFPSIAAGCAGDDCKRAGAEALGAVLTTQIAPGGRAIRLGLTHPDPVIAAELLNALTRAYLDYRPAILGEEPALGFGAQRERFEREVADAEAAIRTYLADNGLTALEAERETLRRLYEAANLQLIAATSRQAQLEAELASYRRKLGAIQPDQTLYEEDSSRERLQELYIQREELRARLAPTAPALRDLDDRIARIEGLLSNQEQTAGTVRRGPDPLYQEVQAAIARLEAEVQAAARQQAELHAQIASLEARDQQMRELAPGLGELHRRRDAAAEAALTYARRAADARARSDLAREGAGDVRLLERAYVPLRGHSLRIPAAIAAFLLAGLAALAVGMMYAFSQRGFVTPRSLERTVGVPVLASVRHH
- a CDS encoding TlpA disulfide reductase family protein; the protein is MQTLSIGPLAFSADRLLVIALIGVFFLVAGRLSRRWKAPFSDAATGGVIVGILAARAGWVLANPSAYLAEPLSILAIWQGGFSAPVGVLAAAAFTAWRTRPGLAMLALPVTAGILAGVFALTSATLLRYEPQPFPSHVALRALDGSPADPGAAQAGGYVVNLWASWCGPCRREMPMMMEEAEGAPVPVYFVNQGEAPAAIEAYLERAGLPAERILLDPASGLGAAIGSRALPVTLFVGADGAIVDVHTGEISRAAFANGLRRLER
- a CDS encoding IS6 family transposase, with protein sequence MARSPFRYFKTSPEIIQLAVMMYVRFPLSLRNVEDLLHERGIDVCHESVRLWVDRFGIYFASKIRKRRSEALRQVPQWRWPLDEVFVKIRGETHYLWRAVDHEGEVLEAYVTKKRDKVAVLKFLRKAMKRYGSPEGIVTDKLRSYGAALKELGNEHRHEAGRYLNNRAENSHLPRRRRERAMSRFPRMRSLQKFASAHSSVHNHFNQQRNIEGRARFKSLRDAALREWRELLVA